From Nitratidesulfovibrio vulgaris str. Hildenborough, a single genomic window includes:
- a CDS encoding type II secretion system protein, which translates to MKAKGFTLIETVAVLLIVGVIAAVAGVGIVSGVRGFVQAREAGAMAMEAQLALDRITREVIELVAVPADSSATRLVVRNVGAGGAGQFDRSIEYVANAREIRIANGAQGAQNGDTLIDNVTAFSLNYWQEDVSTATWSAGTDPRLLSGVDVTFTLTAPGGTTRTFSNRIVPRNNENRGGALPEAVPPSLERFDICFVATAASGDTSHPVVVQLREFRDRLLLTWGGGRMLVRAYYTVGPRLADMLQGHDTVRAAVMGILTPLAALCGMAVHAPIALGTLFMLSLVLGHMLGAALHGGTLHRETTPLQTAAADNNSPTTARHLSGNDTGKSDGTCIARHDPPAADHGRNGGRTRGAVLISVIVTIVAFSVIGAAMVPMMTASTQNSYFAVQGDQAYYLAESGFGAAGSMFLAAGDEQARKNLLQTMDGSTYTFANNAGAFRLGIEPYWFEATSNTGTRLVTRVYGTAPTLPTNTTGRLRIGNAAVFYTYSNIQASGNTVTFTLTQTPSPPIDTGADIFLSATPTSTSVGNNGDLTLNSAHAAAFPNVNGMFTVRGGPVANNGRIAYVYRRKNGNTLEDVRLVEGQGVTWSDISLSSASDVTLESYLRLHSTGIPAGGMAREVIYNVPIGWILGGGSFSKEQYQDNFASLANWFTGDSSQGHLGTHALSGGALRVTGMQTAATSGFGGFLSWLSGDNQWSSLFFNWGRTNVNLARGWADTYGNSSYDLQFKVNVNQDSGKAFFGGLLFRGRNSGSDDLDGYGISFVRFRQRRTWLNDRWYWPNDVPSSLVPGYNATPNPDVGGPLFGDNEDLNQIVDEGWWIFYEESRYSWPAIMLWERRNGQFRWLAYKKLGSSSGIVTYSKNGPTYRLDAWPTLLVRLVEGQELQFTNGGGSDGAGGILRINYGDEIITQTGAKARVIGQPIVESGDWTSGTASGRLVLTNVDTGATGNFSNGQTLKVNNVSHATIGTGGLGAKTNFIRVYYSDAERNGTGDANPCTPEAPGGNGGFSSADRRSNPRLGDNDKLRWIPDDYEQWKAATDYFSLVEWDVVNTSGGTNSGNATLVGSGVAGVSALNEYINGSQRTRTIVRSTNLLSPTYDPDNPVYSPSEGISIVTSGPTGTNFYFDDFGLQLDLRGGKGFLPPIQQ; encoded by the coding sequence ATGAAGGCCAAGGGCTTCACACTCATAGAGACCGTGGCGGTACTGCTCATCGTCGGAGTCATCGCTGCCGTGGCAGGTGTGGGCATCGTCAGCGGCGTGCGCGGCTTCGTGCAGGCACGCGAAGCCGGTGCGATGGCCATGGAGGCACAACTTGCGCTCGACCGCATCACCCGCGAAGTGATTGAATTGGTCGCCGTCCCCGCAGACAGCAGCGCCACCCGTCTTGTGGTGCGTAACGTGGGGGCGGGCGGCGCGGGGCAATTCGACAGGTCGATAGAATATGTTGCCAACGCCCGCGAGATTCGCATCGCCAACGGCGCACAGGGCGCACAGAATGGTGACACGCTCATCGACAACGTCACGGCCTTCAGCCTCAACTATTGGCAGGAAGATGTCTCCACGGCCACATGGTCGGCTGGTACAGACCCGCGACTCCTCTCCGGCGTGGACGTGACCTTCACCCTCACCGCGCCCGGCGGCACCACACGCACCTTCAGCAACCGCATCGTACCGCGCAACAACGAGAATCGCGGCGGCGCACTGCCAGAAGCCGTGCCGCCTTCTCTGGAACGCTTCGACATCTGCTTCGTGGCTACCGCTGCCAGCGGTGACACAAGCCACCCGGTGGTGGTGCAGCTACGAGAATTCCGTGACAGGCTTCTGCTCACATGGGGCGGGGGGCGCATGCTGGTACGCGCCTATTACACCGTGGGGCCGCGACTCGCCGACATGCTGCAAGGGCATGATACGGTACGGGCCGCCGTCATGGGCATACTGACGCCCCTTGCCGCGCTGTGCGGCATGGCCGTGCACGCCCCGATAGCCCTTGGTACCCTGTTCATGCTGTCTCTCGTGCTTGGGCACATGCTGGGGGCGGCACTGCACGGCGGCACCCTGCACAGAGAGACCACGCCGTTACAGACGGCTGCCGCCGACAACAACAGCCCCACCACCGCAAGGCATCTCTCCGGCAACGACACCGGCAAGTCTGACGGCACCTGTATTGCGCGCCACGACCCGCCCGCCGCTGACCATGGTCGCAACGGCGGGCGTACGCGCGGTGCTGTGCTCATCAGCGTCATCGTCACCATCGTGGCCTTTTCGGTCATCGGCGCAGCCATGGTGCCCATGATGACGGCTTCGACGCAGAACAGCTATTTCGCCGTGCAGGGCGACCAGGCCTATTATCTCGCGGAGTCGGGCTTCGGGGCGGCGGGCAGCATGTTCCTTGCCGCCGGAGACGAACAGGCCCGCAAGAACCTTCTCCAGACCATGGACGGTTCGACCTATACCTTCGCCAACAATGCAGGGGCATTCCGGCTTGGGATAGAGCCCTACTGGTTCGAGGCGACCAGCAACACCGGAACGCGGCTGGTCACGCGCGTCTACGGCACCGCCCCCACACTGCCCACCAACACCACGGGGCGGCTACGCATCGGCAACGCCGCAGTCTTCTACACCTACAGCAACATTCAGGCATCGGGCAACACGGTCACCTTCACCCTGACGCAGACGCCTTCCCCCCCTATCGATACGGGTGCGGACATCTTCCTGAGTGCCACGCCCACAAGCACATCCGTGGGCAATAACGGAGACCTGACGCTCAACTCGGCACATGCCGCAGCCTTTCCCAACGTGAACGGCATGTTCACCGTCCGCGGCGGGCCCGTCGCCAACAATGGACGCATCGCCTACGTCTACCGGCGCAAGAACGGAAACACCCTTGAAGACGTGCGCCTCGTCGAAGGTCAGGGCGTGACGTGGTCCGACATCTCGCTGTCTTCCGCCTCTGACGTGACCCTTGAATCGTACCTGCGGTTGCACTCCACGGGCATCCCCGCAGGGGGCATGGCGCGCGAGGTCATCTACAACGTGCCCATCGGCTGGATTCTTGGGGGGGGCAGTTTCAGTAAGGAACAGTATCAGGACAATTTCGCAAGCCTCGCCAACTGGTTCACGGGCGATTCCAGTCAAGGCCATCTGGGGACGCACGCCCTGTCCGGGGGGGCGCTACGCGTTACCGGGATGCAGACGGCTGCCACCTCCGGCTTTGGCGGTTTTCTGTCATGGCTTTCGGGTGATAACCAATGGAGTTCGCTGTTCTTCAACTGGGGCAGGACGAACGTCAACCTCGCACGGGGATGGGCCGACACTTACGGCAACTCAAGTTACGACCTCCAGTTCAAGGTCAATGTCAATCAGGATTCGGGCAAGGCTTTCTTCGGTGGCCTCCTCTTCAGAGGACGTAACAGCGGTTCAGACGACCTTGACGGCTACGGGATATCGTTCGTCCGTTTTCGACAGAGGCGTACATGGCTCAATGACAGATGGTACTGGCCCAACGACGTTCCCAGTTCACTCGTACCGGGCTACAACGCCACGCCCAACCCCGATGTGGGCGGCCCCCTTTTCGGCGATAATGAAGACCTGAACCAGATTGTCGATGAGGGATGGTGGATTTTCTATGAAGAGAGCCGCTATTCGTGGCCTGCCATCATGCTCTGGGAACGCAGGAATGGCCAATTTCGCTGGCTTGCCTACAAGAAGCTTGGAAGTTCATCGGGTATTGTCACCTACAGTAAGAATGGCCCCACATACAGACTCGACGCGTGGCCGACCCTGCTGGTGCGCCTTGTCGAAGGACAGGAATTGCAGTTCACCAACGGCGGCGGGTCTGACGGGGCAGGCGGTATACTGCGTATCAACTACGGCGACGAAATCATCACCCAGACAGGCGCCAAGGCACGGGTCATCGGTCAGCCCATCGTCGAAAGCGGCGACTGGACATCCGGCACGGCTTCAGGGCGGCTAGTGCTGACCAACGTGGATACAGGGGCGACGGGGAACTTCAGCAACGGCCAGACCCTGAAAGTCAACAACGTGAGTCACGCGACCATAGGCACCGGCGGACTGGGGGCGAAGACCAACTTCATTCGCGTCTACTACTCAGACGCCGAACGCAACGGCACGGGAGACGCGAACCCCTGCACTCCAGAAGCCCCCGGCGGCAACGGAGGCTTCTCGTCCGCCGACAGGCGCTCTAACCCGCGCCTTGGCGACAATGACAAACTGCGCTGGATACCCGACGACTACGAGCAGTGGAAAGCTGCCACCGACTATTTCTCTCTGGTAGAATGGGATGTCGTGAACACGTCAGGTGGGACGAACTCCGGGAACGCGACGCTGGTGGGTTCCGGGGTGGCGGGCGTTTCAGCCCTTAACGAGTACATCAACGGTTCGCAACGCACACGAACGATTGTCCGGAGTACCAACCTGCTTTCACCGACCTATGACCCTGACAACCCAGTCTACAGCCCGTCAGAAGGTATCTCCATCGTCACCAGCGGACCGACGGGAACCAACTTCTATTTCGACGACTTCGGGCTGCAACTCGACCTGCGTGGCGGCAAGGGATTTCTGCCCCCCATACAGCAGTGA
- a CDS encoding type II secretion system protein, with product MAGHAECQTLCQPAAPTAHSATSAVCSAFNHAAPAPPPADSIAQSTRPAAFTSASSRHAQGGFTLIEIIVTIILAAIMSTMLLTMTGTALRGSAESLVRSDAQSRLTDAIESMTADYRNLWATEENPIGIISGRIGAAGSTVSTTYGTYTVVVNRRIRFVNTGTNAFAEQADANGDMLRVTIEVNGQQATTLFSR from the coding sequence ATGGCAGGCCACGCGGAGTGCCAGACGTTGTGCCAGCCTGCTGCCCCTACCGCCCATTCCGCAACCTCTGCCGTATGTTCTGCCTTCAACCATGCAGCACCGGCACCACCGCCTGCAGACAGCATCGCCCAATCCACTCGCCCTGCCGCCTTCACGTCCGCGTCTTCCCGTCATGCCCAGGGCGGCTTCACACTCATTGAAATCATCGTCACCATCATCCTTGCCGCCATCATGTCCACCATGCTGCTCACCATGACAGGTACCGCACTGCGCGGCAGCGCCGAAAGCCTTGTGCGTTCTGACGCACAGTCGCGCCTCACCGATGCCATCGAGTCCATGACCGCGGACTACCGCAACCTGTGGGCCACCGAAGAGAACCCCATCGGCATCATCAGCGGGCGTATCGGTGCTGCGGGCAGCACGGTGAGTACCACCTATGGAACCTATACCGTGGTGGTGAATCGGCGCATCCGTTTCGTGAACACAGGCACCAACGCCTTTGCCGAACAAGCCGACGCCAACGGCGACATGCTGCGCGTGACCATCGAAGTGAACGGCCAGCAGGCCACCACATTGTTCTCGCGCTAG
- a CDS encoding pilus assembly FimT family protein — translation MNSIRPENTPCAPGRASPPSAIASSTRRPSRADHASRQRGFTLVEIIAVLVIMAVITAVAAERMFDQRAGEVGAIAASVRNNIRYARTRSMNSDEVFGVRIISGTTYAVFRGGNVNTRVTMPGEAGGTITLPQGATFTTAATTISFDEWGRPCSDASGTTLRTANVTVTVGFQGATENIVIVRNTGFMR, via the coding sequence ATGAACAGCATACGCCCCGAAAACACGCCGTGCGCTCCCGGAAGGGCTTCGCCCCCTTCCGCCATCGCCAGCAGCACACGCCGCCCCTCGAGGGCCGATCATGCCTCGCGTCAGCGAGGCTTTACGCTCGTCGAGATCATCGCCGTACTTGTCATCATGGCTGTGATAACGGCTGTCGCCGCCGAACGCATGTTCGACCAGCGCGCGGGCGAGGTGGGTGCCATCGCCGCCAGTGTTCGCAACAACATCCGCTATGCGCGCACCCGTTCCATGAACAGTGACGAAGTGTTCGGGGTACGCATCATCTCCGGCACGACCTATGCGGTCTTTCGCGGTGGCAACGTCAACACCCGCGTGACCATGCCCGGTGAAGCGGGCGGCACCATCACACTGCCACAGGGTGCCACCTTCACCACCGCCGCCACCACCATCTCCTTTGACGAATGGGGACGTCCGTGTTCCGATGCGTCAGGAACCACCCTGCGTACAGCCAATGTCACCGTGACGGTGGGTTTTCAGGGTGCCACGGAGAACATCGTCATCGTCCGCAATACGGGGTTCATGCGATGA